The proteins below are encoded in one region of Nilaparvata lugens isolate BPH chromosome X, ASM1435652v1, whole genome shotgun sequence:
- the LOC111062729 gene encoding nipped-B-like protein A, giving the protein MSGQPIPQAQLDEEEDEDEEALLARMPQDTHNLQECLTASQGCLLLLVLKQHLKTTYGFNDSKITQYSPAESSKTYEKAVNRKSNARFNPKVTVQKIQHGSPPNMLDENARRALISEYLEFKHLMMNLDPDEPDDEDDNHVTPQKASQREHRHAASDDALSRVADQTPIKANSHMPSHMQTDNPHHQLEPQTLRVPKLTIVPPKPPPEKQHHHHRSHKTRKTDRHKKHHHKRKKSKLRSSDESEHEYSDPDFLV; this is encoded by the exons ATGAGTGGGCAGCCGATCCCTCAGGCTCAGTTggatgaagaggaggatgaggatgaggaggcgCTTCTGGCGAGAATGCCTCAGGACACCCACAACCTCCAAGAATGCCTGACAGCCTCTCAAGGTTGCCTCTTGCTCTTGGTTTTGAAGCAACACTTGAAAACAACATACGGCTTCAACGATAG TAAAATCACGCAGTACTCTCCTGCTGAATCGAGCAAAACCTATGAGAAAGCTGTGAATCGTAAAAGTAACGCCAGGTTCAACCCTAAAGTCACCGTGCAGAAGATTCAACATGGTTCACCTCCCAATATGTTAGATGAGAACGCGAGGAGAGCGCTAATCTCCGAATACTTAGAG TTCAAGCACCTGATGATGAATCTGGATCCTGACGAGCCAGACGATGAAGACGATAACCACGTGACGCCACAGAAGGCATCACAACGGGAACACAGACACGCGGCCTCGGACGACGCGCTTAGTCGGGTCGCTGACCAAACGCCCATCAAAGCCAACAGTCATATGCCATCGCATATGCAAACCGACAACCCTCATCACCAACTT GAGCCGCAAACTCTGAGGGTGCCGAAACTGACTATTGTGCCTCCAAAGCCTCCTCCCGAGAAACAGCATCATCACCATCGTTCACATAAAACCCGTAAGACTGATCGACACAAGAAACACCACCACAAGAGGAAGAAGTCGAAACTGCGAAGCTCGGACGAAAGTGAGCATGAGTACAGTGATCCCGATTTCTTAGTATAA